A stretch of the Nicotiana tabacum cultivar K326 chromosome 6, ASM71507v2, whole genome shotgun sequence genome encodes the following:
- the LOC107781301 gene encoding uncharacterized protein LOC107781301, whose amino-acid sequence MQAWRAKEKALQLLRGHPADSYNKLPKYFYILEKTYPGSVVKLKKTTDECFLYAFVALCTSISGCEYYRPVVVVDGTLLKTTYRGIMLTASTMDAAGTILPLAYAVVDSENDASWKWFFEQFKQAYGERTSMCVVSDRNESILKATSIVYPGVPHYSCVWHIWTNIRAKFKKGHLQLNELYFATAGSYTLDEFNERMSKIEEIDPRVKSYLYDIGYYRWSRVHATVNRTWTMTSNIAESLNAVTKEARELSIFDLLEYMRTLLERWTKEKLLKTKGTFTFLGYKSNKELEKNSTLSQKLRVRASTDHIHTVIDGVKRYIVCLESKKCSCGQFQLDELPCPHALAALRHRNETYENYCSPYYTRESLLRTYEIPVNPLPDESKWNMPQHISDEVVNPPTGEKKQPGRPQKERYKTYDELKSKKYKVSCGKCGGEGP is encoded by the exons ATGCAAGCATGGAGGGCAAAGGAAAAGGCTTTACAGTTATTGAGAGGTCATCCGGCTGACTCCTACAAtaaattaccaaaatatttttatattcttgagaAGACATATCCTGGTTCAGTTGTTAAATTGAAGAAGACAACAGATGAATGCTTCTTATATGCATTTGTTGCTCTTTGTACATCAATAAGTGGTTGCGAATATTATAGACCAGTAGTAGTGGTTGATGGGACATTATTAAAGACAACCTACAGGGGGATTATGCTGACAGCAAGCACAATGGATGCAGCAG GTACAATATTGCCTTTGGCATATGCTGTGGTTGATTCGGAAAACGACGCATCGTGGAAGTGgttttttgagcaattcaagcAAGCATATGGTGAAAGAACTTCAATGTGTGTTGTTTCAGATAGGAATGAGAGTATCCTGAAGGCAACATCAATTGTCTATCCGGGCGTGCCACACTACTCTTGCgtgtggcatatttggacaaatataaggGCAAAGTTCAAGAAGGGTCATCTACAATTAAATGAATTGTACTTTGCTACAGCAGGGTCATACACTctggatgaatttaatgaaaggatgTCGAAGATTGAAGAGATAGACCCGCGTGTTAAATCATACCTCTATGATATTGGCTATTATAGATGGTCAAGAGTACATGCAACGGTGAATAGAACTTGGACTATGACATCAAACATTGCCGAGTCGTTGAATGCTGTAACAAAAGAGGCAAGAGAGCTGTCAATATTTGACCTATTAGAGTATATGAGGACACTTCTTGAACGTTGGACGAAAGAGAAGTTATTGAAGACAAAGGGTACTTTCACATTCCTTGGGTACAAATCCAACAAAGAATTGGAGAAAAATAGTACATTATCTCAGAAACTTAGG gtgagggcttcaacaGATCATATCCATACTGTGATAGATGGTGTGAAGCGGTACATTGTGTGTCTTGAAAGCAAGAAATGTAGTTGTGGCCAGTTCCAACTTGATGAACTTCCATGTCCGCATGCTTTGGCAGCTCTAAGGCACAGGAATGAAACTTATGAAAACTATTGCTCTCCGTATTACACAAGGGAGAGCCTGCTGCGTACATATGAAATACCAGTAAATCCCCTTCCTGATGAAAGCAAATGGAATATGCCACAACATATATCTGATGAAGTAGTAAATCCACCTACGGGAGAGAAAAAGCAGCCAGGAAGACCTCAAAAGGAAAGATACAAAACATATGACGAACTAAAGTCAAAGAAGTACAAGGTGTCATGTGGCAAATGTGGAGGTGAAGGGccataa